From the genome of Pseudomonas sihuiensis:
GGTGGACTGGTTCTCGGTGAGCAGGAACTCACGGTCGTCGCAGGTCACCTTGGCCGTGCCGGACACCACGATCCAGTGCTCGGCACGGTGGTGGTGCATCTGCAAGGAGAGCTGCGCGCCCGGCTTGACGGTGATGTGCTTGACCTGGAAGCGGCCACCCATGTCCACCGAGTCGTACGAGCCCCACGGGCGGTACACCTCGCAGTGGTTCTGGGTCTCGCAGCGGCCTTGTGCGTCGAGCTTGCTAACCAGCTTCTTGACGTCCTGCACACGGTCCTTGTGCGCCACCATCATGGCGTCCTTGGTTTCCACCACGACGATATCGTCCAGGCCCAGCACCGAGACCAGCTTGCCATTGCCGTGGATCAGGCAGTTGCGGCTGTCCTCGATCACCACGTCGCCCTTGGTCACGTTGCCGGCTTCGTCCTTGTCGTGCACTTCCCAGATCGACGACCAGCTGCCCACGTCGTTCCAGCCGGCGGCCAGCGGTACCACGCAGGCGCGGCTGGTCTTCTCCATCACGGCGTAGTCGATGGAGTTGTCCGGGCAGCAGGCGAAGGTGGCCGGGTCGATGGCGATCTGCGTGCCTTCACGCTTGCTGCGTTCCAGGGCCAGCAGGCAGGTGTCGTAGATATCCACGTCGTGGTGCTTGAGCTCCTCGAGGAAGCGGCTGGCGCGGAACAGGAACATGCCGCTGTTCCAGTAGTAATCGCCGCTCTTCACGTACTCGGTGGCGCGCTGGGCGTCGGGTTTCTCGACGAAGCTGGCGACACGTGCAACGCCGTCGGGCAGTGTGCCGTCGGCCTGGCCGCGGATGTAGCCGTAACCGGTTTCCGGACGGTCGGCCGGCACGCCGAACAGCACCATCTCGCCTTTCTCGGCGGCCACGGTGGCCAGCGCCAAGGCCTGGCGGAAGGCTTGCTGATCGTCCAGCACATGGTCGGCCGGCAGCACCAGCATCAGCTCGTCACGGCCTTCGGCGATCAGTTGCAGGGCCGCCATGGCCACAGCCGGTGCCGTGTTGCGGCCGAAGGGTTCGAGCAGGAGCATTTGTGCCTGCAGGTCGATCTGCTCCAACTGCTCGAGCACGATGAAACGGTGCTCCTGGTTGGCCACCAGCACGGGTGGCTGCATGCCCTCGATGGAAAGGCGCTGCAGGGTCTGCTGGAACAGCGTCTGCTCACCGGTCAGGGCGAGGAACTGCTTGGGATAGAGCTTGCGCGAAAGAGGCCAGAGTCGCGAGCCGCTGCCACCGGAAAGGATGATGGGGGTCATGGTTGTGTCTCTCCTGAGCGATTGATCAAGTGGTTTGCCCGTGTCGTGTCGGTGCGACGTGTACCCGCCGTTTTCCTTGTTCTAGAAACGCACTGCCTTAACCGTCGATGGGGCGCTTGACCCATACCGGCGACAACTTGCCCTGACCGCCAGTGACGAACAGGCTGACGACTTCGCCGCGCCCGAGGGTGACCGGTTTCAGGTCGGCGACCTTGCGCTCGCCGTCGAACAGCGCCAGGCCAACCTTCACCGGGTTGATCTCGCGGTCACCACGGCCATCGGGTTTGACGTCGGCGACCACGGCGGTCTTGCCGTCTGCGGTCTTCAGGCTGAGGGTGCTGTCAGTCAGGTTCTGGACACGCAGCAGCGCTTTCTGGCGGCTGGTGAAGGGCGGCTCCTCGACCAGGCGCGGCTCGGCGCCGGTCTGGCTGACCAGGGTGTAGTAACGCGCGGCCTCTAGATCCACCGCCATCTGCGCGTTACCGACCTGGGCCTGATAGCTGCCGGCCGGAAGGAACTTGAAGTCGCTGGAGCCCAGCGGCGAGATCTGCTTGAGCTGGGTCTGGCCAACGCTGACATCGAGTTCGGCACTGCTGGCGTTGTAGGCGCGAACGAAGGCCGAGCCTTTCGGTGCCTTGGGGCCGTAAAGGGCGCCGTCATCGGCCTGTGCCTGGAACATGCCGAGGCCCAGGGCCAGGGCGCAGGCGCCCAGGGTGAAGCGGCGTAGGGTAGTTTGAGTTGTCATCGGATAGTCCTCCTTGGGGGATTAATCAGTGACTGGCAGCAGCCAGCCCCTGGCGCTCGCCGCCGTCTTTGAGTGCGGCGAGCCATTGCGGGTCGAAATCGGTGAAGTCGCTGGCCATCGGCAAATAACGCTCGGGGAATTCCCAGATCACCAGCTGTGGCGGGTGGTCCTCGAGCTCGTCGCTTTGCAGGTACTTGAGCATCGGGACCAGCGGGCCGCCGCCTTCCTCGGCGTGGTTGGCCAGGTCGCGTTGCAGGTGCTCACGCAGGGCGCCTGCGAAGTTCCAGGCCGGGTTGGCGCTGTAGCTGGTGCCGACCAGCGTCACCGGCAGGTCGCTGTCGCCGAACAGGTCGTCGCTACTGCTTTCGGCGGCTTGGGTCTCACGCTGCTGCAAGCGGTCGGCCTGCGGCATCAGGTTTTCGAACAGCGGCGCTAGCGGCAGAAAGCGAGTCAGGTCGCCTTCGTGCGTGCGGGTTTCCACGGTCTCGGTGACGAACTGTTGTGGCTCGCCACGCAGTTGCATGGCGCTGCGCACCACTTCGCTCAGCGCCTTGGCAGTGACGTCGGCGCCCTCCGGGGTCCAGTGGGTGTCAGTACGCAGGAACATCGGCGCCTGGTTCTTGGCCGCTTGCAGCGGTACGAGCAGGTCCGGCGCGGCGATCCCGGCATTGCGCACCGCGCGGTGAAAGCGCGGGTAGAGGCTGCGCTGCAGGGCACTGGGACGATGGTTGCCGATGTGCTCCGGGTACAGGCGGGTCTTGGCCGGGACGATGGCCAGCAGCAGCTGGATATCGCGCTCTTCCAGTTGGCGCTGCACGCCGCGGATCAGTGCCAGGTTGTCGCGCATCTGGCGCTGGCCGTCGGCTACCGGGTCGAACTCCTCGTCCGAATACAGCCAGCCGTCCTCGCCGATCACCAGGCCACTGCGTCCTTCTCCGAAGAGCAGGTATTCCACGGCCGCCCAGAGGTTGATGCCCGCCTGCTTGAGCGGAAAGTTCTCGTCGTAGTGACGTTCGATGCTTTTTGCCAGGCCGCCGTCGAGCACGCTTGGCTGCGCCGGCATGTGGTAGTCGGCGAGCCTGGTCAGGGCGAGCAGGCTGGCCGGCAACAGCAGCAGGGCGAACAGCACGACGTATAGGGTCTTGAAGGAGCGATTCATTCTCGGCCTCCGCTCAGAACTGGAAGTAGAGGAAGGGGGAGTAGCTCTGCGCGGAGAGCTTGAGCAGCGACACGCAGAACAGCACCAGCAGGGCGCCACGCAGGGCCACCATGCGCAGGTCGATGGTCTGCAGGGCGACGCCGGCGCTGGCCAGGGTCAGGCCCGGTTCATGGCCGCGGCTGGCGAGGAACTGGCGGGCACCATTGACGGCGATCACCACCCAGGCCAGCACCAGGGTGACCATCTGCAGCCCGGTGATGTGCGCCAGGGTCAGCTCGCTCAACTGCCAGTCACCGAAGGGCAGCAGCGCGGCGTACATGCGCCCGGCCACATCCAGGTTCTCGGCGCGGAAGATCACCCAGCCGAGCATCACCAGCAGCAAGGTGAAGGCCCATTTCAACGGGTTGAACACAATCGGTGCGGCTTTCACGCCGAGCGCTCGTTCGATGGCCAGCCAGGCGCCGTGCCAGGCGCCCCAGATCAGGAAGGTCCAGTTGGCGCCGTGCCAGAAACCGCCCAGCAGCATGGTCAGGAACAGGTTGCGGTAGGTGTTGAAGGTGCCGTGACGATTGCCGCCCAGCGGTACGTAGAGGTAGTCACGCAGCCAGGTGGACAGGCTGATGTGCCAGCGCCGCCAGAACTCGGTGATCGACTGGCTGATATAGGGCTGGTTGAAGTTCTCCATGAAGCGAAAGCCCATCATCAGGCCGAGGCCGATGGCCATGTCGCTATAGCCGGAGAAGTCGAAATACAGCTGCGCGGTGTAGGCGATCATGCCCAGCCAGGCGTCGCCGGTGCTGGGGTTTTCCAGGGCGAAGCAGTGGTCCACCAGCGGCGCCAGGCTGTCGGCGATGAACACCTTCTTGACGAAGCCCTGCATGAAGCGTGTGGCGCCTTCGCTGAACTTGTCGAGGCTGTGGGTACGGTCGGTGAACTGGTCGGCCAGGTCCTTGTAACGCAGCACCGGGCCGGCGATCAGCTGCGGGAACAGGGCGATGAAGGCGGCGAAGTTGATCAGGTTGCGCGTCGGCTCGGTATCGCGGCGGTACACGTCGATCAGGTAGCTGATCGACTGGAAGATGTAGAAGGAGATACCGATCGGCAGGATCACCGCAGTGAGGACGAAGGGTTCCATCCCCATCGATTCGAGCACGGCGTTGATATTGGCCACACCGAAGTTGGCGTACTTGAAGTAGCCCAGCGTGGCCAGATTGCCGACCACCCCCGCGACCACCCAGCGCCGCGCCGCCTCTGTGCCGGCGTGCGCCTGGATACGCAGGCCGAAGACGTAGTTCCACAGCGTCACGGCAGCGAACAGCAGGAGGAAATCCACCCGCCACCACGCATAGAAGGCGTAGCTGCCAATCAGGATCAGCAGGTTGCGCCCGCGATTCGGGCACAGGTAGTACAGGCCGAGAAAGATCGGCAGAAACAGGAACAAAAAGACGTTGGATGAAAAGACCATCCGTGCTTCTCCGTGAACAGCCGGGGCAGCGCCCCCCTTTCCCCCCGCGAGCGGAGGGTTTGTTTTGTTACATCCCGTAGGGGCCGATTCATCCGCGAAAATCGCGGCTAAAGCGGAATGCCACCCAGCCGCTCCTACGGTTTATCGAACACCTGGGTCACTTCGCCACCGAGGCGGAAGCTGTTGAACGGCCCCATCTCCTGGTTCAGTTCTCGGGTCTCTTCACTGCAGTCGTAGAGGCTGCAGTAGGGCGCCAGCCAGGCGTACTTGAAGTCCTTGCGCAGCTCGCTCATGTCCTGTTTGGAACCGGTGCGCTGGGCGAACGCAGCCGGGTCGCGCGCCCCTTGCAGCACGCGTTCGGCCAGGCGCTGCAGGGCGCCATGGTTCTCACCGCGCAGGTCGACCTCATTGGCCTCGGCGAACGCGGCGATCATCGCCAGCGGCGGCAGGGCATAGTTGTGGTAGGCGAGGGCGCGTTGGCTGCGGCGCATTTCGTTGACCAGGTAGCCTTCGTCGTCGACCTGATTGGCAGCGATGCGGAACTGGCCCACGGACCAGTCGAACAGGTCGCGGCGATCACTGATCACCGCGACCGCCATCACCGACCAGGCCGCCCAGTAGCTGTGGTTGTTGATCTTGCGCAGCGGCAGGTCGCTCCACTCGCGCACCGTGTATTCGGCCAGGCGGGTGAACCAGGCTTCGATGCGTGCGCTCTGCTGCGGGTAGGCAGTCAGCGGCTGCGACTCGGAGAACTTCAGGCGCAGCCAGGCGCCGGCCAGGCTGCCCAGCGCCCATTTGCGCATCGACTTGCCGGTGTGGTTGAACTGCTCGGACTCCAGCGCATCGGCGCTGGCCCATTTATCCAGCCATTCGATGGCGCATTCCAGGCGCTCCGGCTGACCGGTGCGCATGTAACCGGTGATCATCCGCCCGGCTTCCTTCTCCAGGCGGGTGATGTGCGAGGTCTGCTCGCGGAAGTTCTTCTCGGCCTTGCGGTTGAGCGTGGCGCGGGCACTGTCGGAGCCTTCGTACTTGCTGGTGAACTGCAGCTCACCGGTGTACGGCTGCGGAACCGCAGGGCAGACGGGCGCCTTGCCCTCGCGCTGGCCCACGGCGGCGTAGTAACCCGCTGGCGGCTGCAGCGCGGCGAAGGCCGGGCCGCTGAGCAGCAGCGCCATGAGAGTGAGTGGAACGAGTCGTTTGGGCATGGTGGCCTCCTCAGTCGTGCTGCGCGACTTGCTGGCTGGGCCCGCTAGGGCGCTGGCACAGGCTGGCCTGGACTTTCAGGTCGTCGGCGCTGTCCTCGGGCTTCTGGATTTCCAGGGCGAAGAAGTTCTGATCACCCCAGCCCGGCTCGTCGCGCAGTTCCACGGCGAAGCGCCCGTCGGTATCGACGGTGTTGGGTTTCTCCAGCTTGAGCTGTTCGCGACGACCGTTGAGGTACCAGATGGTGGCGTCGACGCGCTTGACCGACGGATCGCTGAAACGCAGGTCGAGCTGGTGGCGATTGCCGGCCAGGGTCAGCAGCTTGTTCTCGCCATTGACCAGTACCTCGTTGCTGCCCGGATGCAGGCGTTTCTCGCTGGCGAGCAGCTCGGTCTGGCCGCTGCAGCCGTTGTTCAGGCTGGCCATCAACTGGCGGTGGATCTTGTCCGAGGCCAGGTCGTAGAGCGGCGAGAACTCCCAGATCAGCACCTTCGGCGGGTCGTTCTGGAAGGCATCGCTGGCCAGGTACTCGAGCATCGCGCCCTCCAGGCCGCCACCAGGGAAGGCCGCGTTGAGCACGTCGGTGCCCAGGTATTGTTCGAGGAAGCCGCCGAAGTTGTAGTTCTTGCCGCTGTGGCTGGTGCCGACCAGAGTGATCTTCGGGCTGCTGTCGTCGCCGAACAGCGCGTCGCCATCACTGGCGTCCTTGGGCTCGGTGACGAACTGGTCGACGTATTGCACCGCATAGCCGGTGCCGCACAGCTGGCTGGCGACGTTCTGCATGGTGCCGGTCTTGCCCATCAGGCCGATGCGTTCGGTGACGAATTCCTTCTGCGGAATATCTTCGAAACCGGGGATGCGCTTGACCGTCTCGGCCACCAGCCGTGCGGTGCGCTCGGCACCGTAGGGTGTCCAGTGCTGGTCGCGGCGGAAATAGAACTCCTTGTCGCTGTTCTCGTCGGTCAGCGGGGTCAGGTCCGGGACCCAGATACCCAGCTGTTCGAAGCGGCTCAGCGCCTGGCGGTAGTTGCGCAGCGCCTTGTCGTAGTCGAAGCGCTGGTAGTCGGCGGGCGACAGCTTGTTGCGATTGACCAGGCCGCGGGTCGGTTGGTAGACCACCACCAGCTCCACGCCGCGTTGCTTGAGGCCGTCACGCAGCTCCTTGAGGCGTTGGTAGCCGACTTCACTGGTGCCGAACTCGGTGCGCAGGTCTTCGACGCTGCGAAACAGCCAGCCTTCCTCGGCATCGAGCAGAGTGACGAAGTTCTTCATGTAGTTGGTGGTGTAGCGGCTGGCGTCGTGCGCAGCCGGGCACAGCGAGCAGCAGTCTTCGACCTGATACTGCGGCGCCTGGCGCTCTTGCGCCTGCAGGGCGGTGCTGGCCAGGGCACAGGCCACGGCCAGGGAAAGGGACTTGAAGGGTGATGGGATCATCGTTGGCCTCATCAATTGGTCAGTTTCTCGGGCTCGATCGGATCGATCAGCACGGGTAGGCGCTGGCGCACCATGAGGTCGAGGATTTCGTCCTGTTTTTCGCCGAGGATGCCGGCGAGCTGGATGCCGCTGCTCTTGCGCGGGGCAAGCATTTTCACGCGGTACAGCTCGACCGATAGCGGCGAGTCGATGTTGATCGGGCTGGAGCCGTTACCGGCCAGGGTGCCGCCGACGATGATCATCGAGATCTTGGTATCGAACGGGTCGAGGTCCAGGTCGCGGTCGGTGTCGGACAGGTCCTTGATGTGGCCGTACACACCGGTGAGCTGGTTCATCGCCGAGACGTTGTCGTAGAGGCGAATGTTCTCGCTGTTGCGGATGCGAATGCCGTGGCGCTGGTTGCCCAGTACATGGTTGCCCCACAGCAGGTTGTCGCCGCTCTCGTACAGGGTGATGCCGTCGGAGTGATTGCCGTGCACGCGGTTGTAGGCGATCAGGTTGCGTTCGCTGTTACGGTCGATGACCACGCCGGAGAGCTTGTTGTCGTAGCTCTCGTTGTTGATGATCCAGCTGTCGTTGACCTCGCGCGAGATGATGATGCCGTGCTTCTTCTTGGTGCCGAACACGGTGTTCTCGGCGATGATCAGGCCGTGGGAACGGTCGTGCGGGTCGATGCCGTAGACGATGTTGTCGCGGTAGGTGTTGCCCTTGATCACCACGTTCTGCGCTTCGTAGCAGTAGAAGCCGTACCAGTGGTCGACGAACTCGGAGTCGATTAGCCAGCCGGTCGGCTCGTCGCGCTTGAGGCGCTCGTGCATGTTCGGCGTGTACTGGGTGATCGACACCCCGTAGGACTTGGAGTTGTCGTAGCCCAGGCTTGTGATCACGCTGCTGGCGATGTACAGCTCGCTGCCGCCCCAGGACACCAGGAACGGGCGGAACTCCTTGCCGTTGTCACGCATGCTCGCCGGGCCGTTGTCGGCCTCGCGCCAGGCGGTGACGCGGGTGTCGGTGAGGAACATCAGGCCATCGTTGACCAGAAACGAGCCGCGCTCCTGCGACAAGCGCAGTTCGCGGGTTTCCTTGCCGACGTGTAGCGCCGCGCCTTCTGCCACGACGATGGGCAGACGGGCCAGGTACACGCCCGGCTCCTGCTCGGCGAACTGGCTGTCGGGCAGCGCCTTGGCGATGTCCTGGGCGGTGACCAGGCCACCTTCGATGAAGATCGCCTGGGGCATGCCTTGCTGGCGCTTGATCCATTCGCGCAGGCGCTCGTTGCCGCCGGTGAAGTCCTTCAGCGCGTCCTGGCGCAGCATGCGCCGCACCACCACCTGGCCGCGTTTTTCACGCGGAATCTTGGCCAGCACGGCCTCCTTGGTGTAGCCGGACAGGTCCGGCAGCGTGGGTGCTTCCATATGCAGTTCGTCCGCCGGTGCGCTACGCACGCGGTAGTCGAACTGGTGCTGCGTCGGGTTGGCCTGGGCCAGTGGCACCGTGAGGCACAGCGCGCCGAGCAGCAGGGGTAGGGCTAAGCCGTTGGGTTGCATGATCCGATCCCTCAGAAGCGCCAGATGAAGTCGACGAAGGCGCGGTGCATCACCGAGTCGGTGCCGCTGCCGTAGGCGTCGCCCGGCAGGAACACGCCGGCGCGCAGGCGTACCAGGGCCGAACGGTCTTCCAGTTGTTCGGCGACGGTGGCCGGCAGCAGGCCCTGCTTGAAGTAGC
Proteins encoded in this window:
- a CDS encoding mannose-1-phosphate guanylyltransferase/mannose-6-phosphate isomerase, with product MTPIILSGGSGSRLWPLSRKLYPKQFLALTGEQTLFQQTLQRLSIEGMQPPVLVANQEHRFIVLEQLEQIDLQAQMLLLEPFGRNTAPAVAMAALQLIAEGRDELMLVLPADHVLDDQQAFRQALALATVAAEKGEMVLFGVPADRPETGYGYIRGQADGTLPDGVARVASFVEKPDAQRATEYVKSGDYYWNSGMFLFRASRFLEELKHHDVDIYDTCLLALERSKREGTQIAIDPATFACCPDNSIDYAVMEKTSRACVVPLAAGWNDVGSWSSIWEVHDKDEAGNVTKGDVVIEDSRNCLIHGNGKLVSVLGLDDIVVVETKDAMMVAHKDRVQDVKKLVSKLDAQGRCETQNHCEVYRPWGSYDSVDMGGRFQVKHITVKPGAQLSLQMHHHRAEHWIVVSGTAKVTCDDREFLLTENQSTYIPMTSVHRLSNPGKIPLEIIEVQSGTYLGEDDIERLEDVYGRSDAVAAGATH
- a CDS encoding mannuronate-specific alginate lyase; the encoded protein is MPKRLVPLTLMALLLSGPAFAALQPPAGYYAAVGQREGKAPVCPAVPQPYTGELQFTSKYEGSDSARATLNRKAEKNFREQTSHITRLEKEAGRMITGYMRTGQPERLECAIEWLDKWASADALESEQFNHTGKSMRKWALGSLAGAWLRLKFSESQPLTAYPQQSARIEAWFTRLAEYTVREWSDLPLRKINNHSYWAAWSVMAVAVISDRRDLFDWSVGQFRIAANQVDDEGYLVNEMRRSQRALAYHNYALPPLAMIAAFAEANEVDLRGENHGALQRLAERVLQGARDPAAFAQRTGSKQDMSELRKDFKYAWLAPYCSLYDCSEETRELNQEMGPFNSFRLGGEVTQVFDKP
- a CDS encoding alginate O-acetyltransferase AlgF, with the translated sequence MTTQTTLRRFTLGACALALGLGMFQAQADDGALYGPKAPKGSAFVRAYNASSAELDVSVGQTQLKQISPLGSSDFKFLPAGSYQAQVGNAQMAVDLEAARYYTLVSQTGAEPRLVEEPPFTSRQKALLRVQNLTDSTLSLKTADGKTAVVADVKPDGRGDREINPVKVGLALFDGERKVADLKPVTLGRGEVVSLFVTGGQGKLSPVWVKRPIDG
- a CDS encoding alginate O-acetyltransferase; this encodes MNRSFKTLYVVLFALLLLPASLLALTRLADYHMPAQPSVLDGGLAKSIERHYDENFPLKQAGINLWAAVEYLLFGEGRSGLVIGEDGWLYSDEEFDPVADGQRQMRDNLALIRGVQRQLEERDIQLLLAIVPAKTRLYPEHIGNHRPSALQRSLYPRFHRAVRNAGIAAPDLLVPLQAAKNQAPMFLRTDTHWTPEGADVTAKALSEVVRSAMQLRGEPQQFVTETVETRTHEGDLTRFLPLAPLFENLMPQADRLQQRETQAAESSSDDLFGDSDLPVTLVGTSYSANPAWNFAGALREHLQRDLANHAEEGGGPLVPMLKYLQSDELEDHPPQLVIWEFPERYLPMASDFTDFDPQWLAALKDGGERQGLAAASH
- the algG gene encoding mannuronan 5-epimerase AlgG, which translates into the protein MQPNGLALPLLLGALCLTVPLAQANPTQHQFDYRVRSAPADELHMEAPTLPDLSGYTKEAVLAKIPREKRGQVVVRRMLRQDALKDFTGGNERLREWIKRQQGMPQAIFIEGGLVTAQDIAKALPDSQFAEQEPGVYLARLPIVVAEGAALHVGKETRELRLSQERGSFLVNDGLMFLTDTRVTAWREADNGPASMRDNGKEFRPFLVSWGGSELYIASSVITSLGYDNSKSYGVSITQYTPNMHERLKRDEPTGWLIDSEFVDHWYGFYCYEAQNVVIKGNTYRDNIVYGIDPHDRSHGLIIAENTVFGTKKKHGIIISREVNDSWIINNESYDNKLSGVVIDRNSERNLIAYNRVHGNHSDGITLYESGDNLLWGNHVLGNQRHGIRIRNSENIRLYDNVSAMNQLTGVYGHIKDLSDTDRDLDLDPFDTKISMIIVGGTLAGNGSSPINIDSPLSVELYRVKMLAPRKSSGIQLAGILGEKQDEILDLMVRQRLPVLIDPIEPEKLTN
- a CDS encoding alginate O-acetyltransferase; its protein translation is MIPSPFKSLSLAVACALASTALQAQERQAPQYQVEDCCSLCPAAHDASRYTTNYMKNFVTLLDAEEGWLFRSVEDLRTEFGTSEVGYQRLKELRDGLKQRGVELVVVYQPTRGLVNRNKLSPADYQRFDYDKALRNYRQALSRFEQLGIWVPDLTPLTDENSDKEFYFRRDQHWTPYGAERTARLVAETVKRIPGFEDIPQKEFVTERIGLMGKTGTMQNVASQLCGTGYAVQYVDQFVTEPKDASDGDALFGDDSSPKITLVGTSHSGKNYNFGGFLEQYLGTDVLNAAFPGGGLEGAMLEYLASDAFQNDPPKVLIWEFSPLYDLASDKIHRQLMASLNNGCSGQTELLASEKRLHPGSNEVLVNGENKLLTLAGNRHQLDLRFSDPSVKRVDATIWYLNGRREQLKLEKPNTVDTDGRFAVELRDEPGWGDQNFFALEIQKPEDSADDLKVQASLCQRPSGPSQQVAQHD
- a CDS encoding MBOAT family O-acyltransferase, which codes for MVFSSNVFLFLFLPIFLGLYYLCPNRGRNLLILIGSYAFYAWWRVDFLLLFAAVTLWNYVFGLRIQAHAGTEAARRWVVAGVVGNLATLGYFKYANFGVANINAVLESMGMEPFVLTAVILPIGISFYIFQSISYLIDVYRRDTEPTRNLINFAAFIALFPQLIAGPVLRYKDLADQFTDRTHSLDKFSEGATRFMQGFVKKVFIADSLAPLVDHCFALENPSTGDAWLGMIAYTAQLYFDFSGYSDMAIGLGLMMGFRFMENFNQPYISQSITEFWRRWHISLSTWLRDYLYVPLGGNRHGTFNTYRNLFLTMLLGGFWHGANWTFLIWGAWHGAWLAIERALGVKAAPIVFNPLKWAFTLLLVMLGWVIFRAENLDVAGRMYAALLPFGDWQLSELTLAHITGLQMVTLVLAWVVIAVNGARQFLASRGHEPGLTLASAGVALQTIDLRMVALRGALLVLFCVSLLKLSAQSYSPFLYFQF